The following is a genomic window from Pelobacter seleniigenes DSM 18267.
CTGAAAAAGAAATGAGCGCAGAGCAGCCAGTGGCTCAGGTGGAAGAAACGGTGCAAACAGTTGAAAAGCAGTCGGAGCCTGCCCCGGCAGAAGTTCCGGTGGTCGAAAGTAAAACTCCCGAGGTCGTTGCCGAGAAACCCGTTGAAAAGCGTCCTGCTGTAGAATCAAAACAACAGCCGGTTGTTAAGAAAGCCGTCAAACCCAATATCGATCGCCCCACCGGTGACCGGGCCAAAATTCTTGGGCGGGTTGAACTGCCGCAGCGGCCTGCGCCCGGACAGCACCGCCAGAATCGCAACTCTGAGCGGCCGGCCCGGCCGCAACAGCGTCCGGCTCGACCTGAACCAGCCGGGGATGCCAATAAACCGCGTAAAAGGGTGGATGTTGCCCCAGTTGCGCCTATTGAACAGCCGGTTCCGGAAAAAGAAGGGCGTAACAACAAAAAACGCAAAAAAAGCCGGCGGAGCGATGGTGCTTTTGAAGAGCAGGATGGGCGCGTTTCACGGCGCGGCCGCCGCGTTGAGGTGTTTGAACCAGGCCGGCTTGGCGCTAAGAAGAAGCGGGGCGGCAAACAGGGCAAGCAAATCAAACAGACCGAAGTCACCATCAGTAAGGCCATTAAACGGATTATTCGGATCAGCGATTCTATTACCGTTGGTGAATTGGCAAAAAGGATGGGGGTTAAAGCCAATGAGCTGATCGCCGAATTGATGCGCCAGGGTTCTATGGTGACCATTAACCATCCTCTTGATTATGAATCTGCTGCAATCCTTGCGGCTGAATTCAACTATGAAGTTGAAAACGTCGCTTTTGACGAAGAGACCATTCTCGAAGTCGAAACCAACAAAGAGAGCGAAGACAAAGCAGAGGATCTGGTGTCCCGGCCCCCGGTTGTGACCATCATGGGCCACGTTGACCATGGTAAAACCAGTTTGCTGGATGCCATTCGTGAAGCCAACGTGACCGCTGGTGAGGCTGGTGGGATCACTCAGCATATCGGTGCTTATGACGTCGACCTGGATGGCCGGAAAATAACCTTCCTTGACACCCCGGGACACGAGGCTTTTACTGCCATGCGGGCGCGTGGTGCAGGCGTTACCGACATCGTTATCTTGGTGGTCGCTGCCGATGACGGCGTCATGCCGCAGACCAAGGAAGCGATCAATCACTCCAAAGCTGCCGGGGTGCCGATTATTGTCGCTGTCAATAAAATGGATAAGCCCGATGCCAATGCCGAACGGGTTAAGCAGGAATTGACTGAATTCGAACTGGTTCCGGAAGAGTGGGGCGGGGAGACTATCTTCGTTGAGGTTTCCGCTAAGAAACACACCAATCTTGATACGTTGCTGGAAATGGTTCTGCTCCAGGCCGAAGTGCTTGAGCTTAAGGCCAACCCTGATAAACGTGCAAAAGGTTCCATTGTAGAGGCCCGCCTTGATAAAGGCCGGGGTCCGGTGGCAACTGTCTTGGTTCAGGACGGCACCTTGAAAATCGGTGATTCCATTGTGGCCGGACTGCATTTTGGTCGGGTTCGCTCCATGACTACGGCCAACGGTGCGCAGGTCAAAGAAGCCGGTCCGTCCTTCCCGGTTGAGGTCACTGGTCTCGGCGGGGTTCCTGATGCCGGCGATATGTTCCATTCGGTTGAGAATGAAAAAGCCGCTAAGGAAGTGTCACATCACCGGCAGTCCAAACAGCGGGAAATTGATCTGGCCAAGAGCAGTAAGGTTTCTCTGGATCAGCTGTTCGCGCGGATGCAGGAAGGGGCGGTCGAAGAGCTGGCGGTTATTATCAAGGCGGACGTTCAGGGCTCGGTTGAAGCTGTTCGTGATGCACTCGAGAAACTGTCGACTGATGCCTGCCGACTCAATGTTATTCATACCGGTGTCGGTGGTGTTTCTGAAAGCGATGTGACTCTGGCCACCGCCTCCAATGCGATTGTGCTCGGTTTCAACGTCAGACCGGAGACCAAGGCCAAAGCGCTTGCAGAAGCTGAAAAAGTCGATATCCGCCTTTACAGCGTCATTTACGATGCCGTCAACGATATTCGTGACGCCATGGAAGGGCTTCTGGCTCCGACCTTTAAGGAAAAAGAACTCGGTCGGGTGGAAGTTCGCGAAACTTTCCATGTTTCCCGCGTCGGAACCATTGCCGGTTGCTATGTGCTGGAAGGCAAAATCGTCAGGAACGCACAGACCCGTCTCGTTCGCGACAATGTGGTCATTTGGGAAGGCAAGCTGAGTTCCCTTAAGCGCTTTAAAGATGACGTCAAAGAAGTGAACAGCGGCTATGAGTGTGGTATCGGCCTCGAAAACTATAATGACATCAAATCTGGTGACATCATTGAAGTTTTCGAAATGGAAGAGGTTAAGACTTCACTTTAAAAGGTGATTTTAACGTATGGTTGTCGGTGTCATTCGACTCGACCTGCGCTTGTTCGGTATCCAATCGCTGAAGCAGAAGCGGTCCGTCGTAAGCCGTCTGCTGAATCGCCTACGGTCAAGGTTTCCGGTTTCCATTGCGGAAGTCGGACACCTCGACCTGCTCCAGAGAGCACTCTTAGGTGGGTCTATGAGTGCTGCGGACACCAAGAGTATTCAAGCTGTTTTCAAAAAACTTGAAAACGATGTTTATGCATCCGGTAGCGTGGAAATTATCGCTCTGGATTGCGAATATATTCATGTTGGAGAAGATTTTCATTGAGTCGTTACCGTCCCGAACGAATGGCTGAGCAGATTCATAAAGAAATTACCCGCTTGCTGATGTTCAGTATCAAAGATCCACGGGTTGCTCCGGTGACCATTACCGGGGTGAAGGTCTCCCGGGACCTGGGTTCCGCCCGGGTTTATTTTACCGTCTCTGGAGATGCTGCCGAAAGAAAAGAAGCCGTCCGCGGCCTGAAAAGTTCAGCTCCATTTATTCGGCGTGAACTTGGTCAGGTTATGCAGGTCCGTTTTATCCCGGAACTGCATTTTCAGTACGATGAGTCAATCGGCTACGGCCAAAAGATAGATGCGCTATTGCGACAGGTACAGGACGATTTGAATGATTCTTCAACAGATCCATCAGCAGATCAAAACTAAGCAACGCTTCCTGGTCGTCGCTCACGAAAATCCCGACGGTGACGCCATTGGCTCAACTCTGGGACTGGCCCTGGCCCTGCGCGATATGGGCAAAGATGTTGTGGCCTTTAATATTGACGGGGTGCCGGATATCATGGGGTTTATTCCTGATCATGATTTCCTGGCCAGCCAGTTGCCAGAAAATGTTCATTTTGATGTGGCTTTTGTTCTTGATTCAGGAGAGTTGAGACGGGCCGGGATTGACGTAGCCGCGATCAGCGACTGCATTATCAATATCGATCATCATCCCCACTCCGATTTCGGAGATATCTGCTATCTCGATACATCCGCGAGTGCAACAGCGGCATTGATCTTTCGGCTGTTGCAGGAGTGCAAGTACCAGCTGACCCCGTCGGTGGCCAAAAACCTTTACCTGGGAATCCTTTCGGATACCGGGTCATTCCGTTATTCCAGCGCCAATCGGGAAGCTTTTGAGATCGCTGGTTGTCTTATTGGCCACGGCGTTGATCCCTGGGAAATGGCGAGCAGCATTTACGAAAGCTATCCGCCTCAGCGCATGCGGTTGTTAGCCATGGTTCTGCCGACCCTGGAACTGTCAGCCTGTGGGCGCTATGCTTCGGTCAGCATGTTGCGTGAGGATCTGACCCGATCCGGGGCGACTGAAGAGCATGCCGACGGGTTCGTTAATTACCCACGTGCTGTTCGAGGCGTTGAAGTCGCGTTGTTTTTCAGCCAGGTTGAGTCCGAACTCTTCAAAGTCAGTTTCCGCTCCAGAGGCAAAATCGATGTGGGTAGCCTTGCCCGGCATCTGGGTGGCGGTGGCCATCACAATGCCGCCGGAGCTAAAGTCGCCGGAACTCTCGATGCTGCCAAAGCCAATGTTTACAACCACCTTGACCGCCTGCTTGCCTGATTCTCGTGCACGGACTTCTCCTTTTAGATAAACCCGCTGGGTTGACCTCGCATGATTGTGTGCGCCAGGTCAGAAGATTATTCAAAACCCGCAAAGTCGGCCATGCCGGAACCCTTGATCCACTGGCTACTGGGGTATTACCGATTGCCATTGGCAACGCAACCAAGATTTTGCAATTCCTGCTTGCTGAGGATAAAAGTTATCGCGCCACTTTTAAACTTGGCATAACCACGGATACGCTTGACAGTGACGGTCAGATTGTTCTGCAGCGTCCGGTCCCCTCAATATCGAGTCAGAGCCTTGCCGACATCTGTGCCCGCTTTACTGGTGAAATCGATCAGCAGCCACCGATGTATTCAGCTTTAAAAAAAGACGGGGTGCCACTCTATAAGTTGGCCCGGCAGGGGAAGGAGATCGAACGGCCGACCCGTCGAATCAAAATCTTTCGCCTGGATATCATTGAATCAGTTGCAGATCAGGTCACGATAGAAGTAGACTGTTCGAAAGGGACTTATATCCGTTCCCTGGCTCATGATATAGGTGAAGTGCTGGGGTGCGGTGCGCATATCACCTCGTTACGTCGGTTGTGGACGGGTCCTTTCTCCATCGACGAATGTACCACGCTGGAAGAATTAGGGAATACCGCTGATAAGCAACAGTTTCTAATATCAGCTGATTCGGCTCTACGCAACCTGCCGGCTGTCGTTTTGAACGATTCAGGTTTGGCCCGGTTGAAATTCGGCATCCCGCCCCAGGTTGAGGAGGTTGCTTTGGATCAGACGCCTGAACCTGGAGTTGTGGTGCGTTTGCAGGCCGCAGGAGAGTTGGTCGCTATGGCGCGCTACGCACCTTTACGTGAAAATGAAAAACGCGGCGATTTCGAACTTATTCGCGTCTTTGTAAGTCATTAGAAAAAGATAGTTTAATCTTTACAGATACGCTTTAACTATGGTAGAAATCGCAGCCTGAAGATATTGAAAAACAGCCACGCCACTGGCTTTATCGAAAACAAAAAAAGGAGACAACAGTGCTCGGCACAGAACGCAAACAAGAAATCATCGAAAAATTTAAGCGGCATGAAGGTGATACCGGTTCGCCGGAAGTCCAGATTGCTCTTCTGACAGAGAGAATCACCTATCTGACAGATCACTTCAAAACC
Proteins encoded in this region:
- a CDS encoding DHH family phosphoesterase, with product MILQQIHQQIKTKQRFLVVAHENPDGDAIGSTLGLALALRDMGKDVVAFNIDGVPDIMGFIPDHDFLASQLPENVHFDVAFVLDSGELRRAGIDVAAISDCIINIDHHPHSDFGDICYLDTSASATAALIFRLLQECKYQLTPSVAKNLYLGILSDTGSFRYSSANREAFEIAGCLIGHGVDPWEMASSIYESYPPQRMRLLAMVLPTLELSACGRYASVSMLREDLTRSGATEEHADGFVNYPRAVRGVEVALFFSQVESELFKVSFRSRGKIDVGSLARHLGGGGHHNAAGAKVAGTLDAAKANVYNHLDRLLA
- the infB gene encoding translation initiation factor IF-2 — encoded protein: MGKVRVYELAKKMGLENKDLMTKLTEAGVEVASHTSSLSEEDLKKLEALNTPQQEKIEEARIKPGLIRRRKTVVRTPAEDEPADEDDTATAEVEEAPVAEEPAPQESKPAVEAPVTAAEPDHAAAEPIRESASEPVAEKEMSAEQPVAQVEETVQTVEKQSEPAPAEVPVVESKTPEVVAEKPVEKRPAVESKQQPVVKKAVKPNIDRPTGDRAKILGRVELPQRPAPGQHRQNRNSERPARPQQRPARPEPAGDANKPRKRVDVAPVAPIEQPVPEKEGRNNKKRKKSRRSDGAFEEQDGRVSRRGRRVEVFEPGRLGAKKKRGGKQGKQIKQTEVTISKAIKRIIRISDSITVGELAKRMGVKANELIAELMRQGSMVTINHPLDYESAAILAAEFNYEVENVAFDEETILEVETNKESEDKAEDLVSRPPVVTIMGHVDHGKTSLLDAIREANVTAGEAGGITQHIGAYDVDLDGRKITFLDTPGHEAFTAMRARGAGVTDIVILVVAADDGVMPQTKEAINHSKAAGVPIIVAVNKMDKPDANAERVKQELTEFELVPEEWGGETIFVEVSAKKHTNLDTLLEMVLLQAEVLELKANPDKRAKGSIVEARLDKGRGPVATVLVQDGTLKIGDSIVAGLHFGRVRSMTTANGAQVKEAGPSFPVEVTGLGGVPDAGDMFHSVENEKAAKEVSHHRQSKQREIDLAKSSKVSLDQLFARMQEGAVEELAVIIKADVQGSVEAVRDALEKLSTDACRLNVIHTGVGGVSESDVTLATASNAIVLGFNVRPETKAKALAEAEKVDIRLYSVIYDAVNDIRDAMEGLLAPTFKEKELGRVEVRETFHVSRVGTIAGCYVLEGKIVRNAQTRLVRDNVVIWEGKLSSLKRFKDDVKEVNSGYECGIGLENYNDIKSGDIIEVFEMEEVKTSL
- the rpsO gene encoding 30S ribosomal protein S15, translating into MLGTERKQEIIEKFKRHEGDTGSPEVQIALLTERITYLTDHFKTHKKDHHSRRGLLKMVGQRRRLLDYLIKQDVERYRTVIKALGIRR
- the truB gene encoding tRNA pseudouridine(55) synthase TruB, with the protein product MHGLLLLDKPAGLTSHDCVRQVRRLFKTRKVGHAGTLDPLATGVLPIAIGNATKILQFLLAEDKSYRATFKLGITTDTLDSDGQIVLQRPVPSISSQSLADICARFTGEIDQQPPMYSALKKDGVPLYKLARQGKEIERPTRRIKIFRLDIIESVADQVTIEVDCSKGTYIRSLAHDIGEVLGCGAHITSLRRLWTGPFSIDECTTLEELGNTADKQQFLISADSALRNLPAVVLNDSGLARLKFGIPPQVEEVALDQTPEPGVVVRLQAAGELVAMARYAPLRENEKRGDFELIRVFVSH
- a CDS encoding DUF503 domain-containing protein, with product MVVGVIRLDLRLFGIQSLKQKRSVVSRLLNRLRSRFPVSIAEVGHLDLLQRALLGGSMSAADTKSIQAVFKKLENDVYASGSVEIIALDCEYIHVGEDFH
- the rbfA gene encoding 30S ribosome-binding factor RbfA encodes the protein MSRYRPERMAEQIHKEITRLLMFSIKDPRVAPVTITGVKVSRDLGSARVYFTVSGDAAERKEAVRGLKSSAPFIRRELGQVMQVRFIPELHFQYDESIGYGQKIDALLRQVQDDLNDSSTDPSADQN